A single genomic interval of Camelina sativa cultivar DH55 chromosome 11, Cs, whole genome shotgun sequence harbors:
- the LOC104722133 gene encoding uncharacterized protein At4g00950 translates to MEFEFDDQERFCATPKLPLFSIPLNRACETPGLATPPVNIAGSVPFLWEEAPGKPRVSDENKPPTSKHNPGEGEGGGGGVVRCLELPPRLFFPAENEPSPTTVLHGPYDIPRRSLSVKRRSERDSEGRSEFSRSTNGRCCDDGGGGGGTTVKISRVKRKGSLLNLSQSKSQFLARVYQGFKQVIPWRRSRQENLPRMSSSNI, encoded by the exons ATGGAGTTCGAATTTGATGATCAAGAACGGTTCTGTGCGACTCCTAAGCTTCCTCTGTTCTCGATTCCACTTAATAGAGCATGTGAGACCCCTGGCCTAGCGACACCACCCGTGAACATCGCTGGATCGGTCCCGTTTCTATGGGAGGAAGCTCCCGGAAAGCCTCGCGTCTCCGATGAGAACAAACCGCCGACGTCCAAGCATAACcccggagaaggagaaggaggaggaggaggagttgtAAGGTGTCTTGAGCTTCCGCCGAGGCTGTTTTTCCCAGCCGAGAATGAGCCATCCCCGACCACAGTTCTCCATGGTCCTTACGATATACCTCGCCGGTCTTTATCGGTGAAAAGGAGAAGCGAAAGAGACTCTGAGGGTAGATCCGAGTTTTCACGTTCCACGAATGGGCGCTGCTGCGAcgacggcggcggcggcggcggaacAACGGTGAAGATAAGTAGggtcaaaagaaaaggaagccTCTTGAATCTTTCTCAGTCCAAATCGCAATTCTTG GCAAGGGTTTACCAAGGATTTAAGCAAGTGATTCCATGGAGGCGTAGTAGGCAAGAGAATCTTCCAAGAATGAGTTCTTCCAATATTTAA
- the LOC104722134 gene encoding protein phosphatase 2C 57, which translates to MALLRPHLHPFHSNTLLRHSSYPSADAGGGLIVYPTYGRRHHRCCSAIAIDAPSSMAGVTPIRWGYTSVQGFRDEMEDDIVIRSDALDNFSYAAVFDGHAGSSSVKFLREELYKECVGALQAGSLLNGGDLAAIKEALIKAFESVDRNLLKWLEANGEEEDESGSTATVMFIRNDVSFIAHIGDSCAVLSRSGQIEELTDYHRPYGSSKAAIQEMKRIKEAGGWIVNGRICGDIAVSRAFGDIRFKTKKDEMLKKGVDEGRWSEKFVSRIEFKGDMVVATPDIFQVPITSDVEFIILASDGLWDYMKSSDVVSYVRDQLRKHGNVQLACESLAQVALDRRSQDNISIIIADLGRTEWKNLPAQRQNVVVELVQAAATVGLVTVGIWMSSYLS; encoded by the exons ATGGCGCTTCTGAGGCCGCATCTTCATCCCTTTCACTCCAACACTCTCCTCCGCCACTCCAGCTATCCTTCCGCCGACGCTGGCGGTGGCCTCATCGTCTATCCCACGTATGGTCGTCGTCACCACCGTTGTTGCTCCGCGATTGCGATCGACGCGCCGTCGTCTATGGCGGGAGTGACGCCGATTCGATGGGGTTACACTAGCGTTCAAGGATTCCGAGATGAGATGGAGGACGACATCGTCATCCGTTCCGATGCTCTTGATAACTTCTCATACGCCGCGGTTTTCGACGGCCACGCTGGATCGTCCTCTGTCAAATTCCTTAG GGAAGAGCTGTATAAGGAGTGTGTTGGAGCATTGCAAGCTGGATCGTTGTTAAATGGAGGTGATCTTGCTGCAATCAAGGAAGCTTTGATTAAGGCCTTTGAAAGCGTGGATCGTAATTTGCTCAAATG GCTAGAAGCAaacggtgaagaagaagacgaatcaGGTTCAACAGCCACTGTAATGTTCATCAGAAATGATGTTTCCTTCATTGCACATATTGGTGATTCGTGCGCA GTTTTATCTCGGTCTGGGCAAATCGAGGAATTGACTGATTACCATCGGCCATATGGAAGCAGTAAGGCAGCTATACAGGAAATGAAAAGGATTAAAGAAGCAGGTGGATGG ATTGTCAATGGAAGGATTTGTGGAGACATAGCTGTATCTCGTGCTTTTGGTGACATCCGGTTCAAGACAAAGAAGGATGA GATGTTAAAGAAAGGTGTTGATGAAGGAAGATGGTCTGAGAAGTTTGTTTCGAG AATCGAGTTTAAAGGAGACATGGTTGTCGCAACTCCAGACATCTTCCAAGTACCTATTACATCGGATGTGGAATTCATTATTTTAGCTTCTGATGGATTATGGGACTACATGAAAAg TTCAGATGTGGTTAGTTACGTAAGGGATCAGCTTCGGAAACATGGAAATGTGCAG CTTGCTTGTGAATCTCTTGCGCAAGTAGCTCTG GACCGACGATCTCAGGACAACATCAGCATCATCATTGCTGATCTAGG AAGAACAGAGTGGAAGAATCTTCCTGCGCAGCGACAGAACGTGGTGGTTGAACTGGTTCAGGCTGCAGCGACTGTCGGTTTAGTTACTGTTGGCATATGGATGTCTTCGTATCTATCTTAA
- the LOC104722135 gene encoding flavone 3'-O-methyltransferase 1-like yields MGSVAETQLTPAKISDEEANLFAMQLAGATVLPMVLTSALELDLLEIISKNGGQLSPSEIASHLPTTNPDAPVMVDRILRLLAAYSILTCSVRKLIDGGVERLYGLEPVCKYLTKNERGASLAALCHLNRDRVFMESWYHLKDAVLEGGVPFDKAFGMDAFEYQGVDPRFNKVFNNGMSNHTTIVMTKILETYNGFEGLSSLVDVGGGIGVTLRMIVSKHPHIKGILYDLPHVIKEAISYPGIEHIGGDMFVNVPKADAIFMKWICHDWSDQHCLNFLKNCYKALPVNGKMIVAESILPVVPDSSLMTKEVVHMDCLMLAHNPGGKERTEEEFEALAKASGFQGFQVVCRAYGTHIMEFLKKI; encoded by the exons ATGGGATCTGTGGCTGAGACACAGCTCACTCCAGCAAAAATCTCCGACGAAGAGGCCAACCTCTTTGCTATGCAGCTCGCCGGTGCCACCGTGCTTCCGATGGTTCTAACATCGGCGTTAGAGCTTGACCTGCTCGAGATCATATCCAAGAATGGCGGTCAACTGTCCCCCTCCGAGATAGCTTCCCATCTTCCGACCACGAACCCTGATGCTCCAGTCATGGTCGACCGGATCCTCCGGTTGCTTGCGGCTTACTCTATCTTGACCTGCTCTGTTCGTAAGCTTATTGATGGCGGTGTGGAGCGTCTATATGGACTGGAACCAGTCTGTAAGTACCTGACTAAGAACGAACGCGGAGCCTCACTTGCTGCACTCTGTCATTTGAACAGAGACAGAGTCTTTATGGAGAGCTG GTACCATCTGAAAGATGCTGTTCTTGAAGGCGGAGTTCCATTCGACAAGGCATTTGGTATGGACGCTTTCGAGTACCAGGGGGTCGACCCGAGATTTAACAAAGTGTTCAACAATGGAATGTCGAACCACACAACCATCGTCATGACCAAGATTCTGGAAACATACAACGGCTTTGAGGGTTTGTCTTCATTGGTAGATGTTGGTGGTGGCATTGGAGTCACTCTCCGTATGATTGTATCCAAGCACCCACACATCAAAGGCATCCTTTATGATCTCCCTCATGTCATTAAGGAAGCCATCTCCTATCCTG GTATTGAACATATTGGGGGAGATATGTTTGTGAATGTTCCTAAAGCAGATGCCATCTTCATGAAG TGGATATGTCATGATTGGAGCGATCAACACTGTTTGAATTTTCTGAAGAACTGCTACAAAGCGCTCCCAGTCAACGGTAAGATGATAGTGGCAGAATCTATACTTCCGGTGGTGCCAGACTCGAGCCTCATGACaaaagaagttgtccacatggACTGCCTCATGTTGGCTCACAACCCCGGAGGCAAAGAACGAACTGAGGAGGAATTTGAGGCCTTGGCCAAAGCTTCTGGGTTCCAGGGCTTCCAAGTTGTTTGCAGAGCCTATGGTACTCACATCATGGAATTCCTCAAGAAGATATGA
- the LOC104722136 gene encoding calumenin-B, with the protein MAMVVVYVLLTVALIFLILLAPRKQNQTESIEGLISRRIGRRLELPVFDPLVTRIERVSHEKEANTNTVEAAKEDKDDTFAEYFVQERRLNTTMRIKFLFPLLDASPRDGFVSLKELQTWMMQQTEDNMGYRTANELELQDKDKDGVITFEEYLPQFSKKDIERNEKGHGEAGWWMEKFKNSDFDHNGSLDIEEFNNFLHPEDSRNGDIQRWVLKERMTGMDTNGDGKLEYKEFVENAYEMYKEFAKFEKEEDESVPTPQLLFTELDRDKDRFLVADELRPILHYLQPGEMSYAKYYSTFLCHEADEDKDGKLSLEEMLHHEDVFYKAVHHEGLDDEDYFDHDEL; encoded by the exons ATGGCCATGGTGGTGGTTTACGTCCTACTAACCGTCGCCCTCATCTTCCTCATACTCCTTGCTCCGAGAAAACAAAACCAGACTGAATCTATTGAGGGTCTTATAAGCCGCCGCATTGGGCGCAGGCTTGAACTGCCTGTGTTTGACCCTCTGGTAACCCGGATTGAGAGGGTGTCTCATGAGAAAGAAGCTAATACAAATACCGTGGAGGCTGCGAAGGAGGATAAAGATGATACGTTTGCAGAGTATTTTGTACAAGAAAGGAGGCTTAACACGACAATGAGGATCAAATTCTTGTTTCCTCTGCTTGACGCATCACCAAGAGATGGGTTTGTGAGCTTGAAAGAGCTTCAGACATGGATGATGCAGCAGACCGAGGACAACATGGGTTACAGAACCGCCAACGAACTCGAGCTACAAGATAAGGACAAGGATGGTGTCATAACCTTTGAGGAGTACCTGCCTCAATTCTCTAAGAAAGACATTg AGAGAAACGAGAAAGGTCACGGTGAAGCTGGTTGGTGGATGGAGAAATTCAAGAATTCCGATTTTGACCATAATGGCTCTCTCGAcattgaagagttcaacaa TTTCTTGCACCCTGAAGACAGCAGAAACGGAGATATTCAAAGATGGGTTCTAAAGGAGCGAATGAC GGGCATGGACACGAACGGTGATGGGAAGCTAGAGTACAAAGAGTTTGTAGAGAACGCATACGAAATGTACAAAGAGTTTGCAAAGTTCGAGAAGGAAGAGGATGAAAGTGTGCCAACGCCTCAGCTTCTGTTCACAGAGCTGGACAGAGACAAAGACAGGTTCCTCGTGGCCGATGAGCTTCGGCCCATTTTGCATTATCTTCAACCTGGTGAGATGAGTTACGCCAAATACTACTCTACTTTCCTTTGTCACGAG gCGGATGAGGATAAAGATGGTAAACTATCACTCGAAGAGATGTTGCACCATGAAGATGTGTTTTACAAGGCAGTTCATCACGAAGGCTTGGACGACGAAGACTATTTTGATCATGATGAACtctag
- the LOC104722138 gene encoding acyl-CoA-binding domain-containing protein 2-like encodes MGDWAQLAQSVILGLIFSYLLAKLISIVVTFKEDNLSLTRHHEEPRLESKPDGVDSRSLELSSGGGGEADSIVAEQGSSRSDSVAGDGSEEEDDDDWEGVESTELDEAFSAATLFVTTAASDRLSQKVPNDVQQQLYGLYKIATEGPCTAPQPSALKMTARAKWQAWQKLGAMPPEEAMEKYIEIVTQLYPTWLDGGVKAESVGGDDAASNSRGTMGPGPVFSSLVYEEESENELKIDAIHAFAREGEVDNLLKSIESGIPIDAKDSEGRTPLHWAIDRGHFNIAKVLVDKNADVNAKDNEGQTPLHYAVVCDREAIAEFLVKKKANTAAKDDDGNSPLDLCESDWPWIRDTAKQTD; translated from the exons ATGGGTGATTGGGCTCAACTTGCTCAGTCTGTGATCTTAGGTTTGATCTTCTCTTACCTTCTGGCTAAGCTGATCTCGATCGTAGTCACGTTTAAAGAAGACAATCTCTCGCTTACTCGTCACCACGAGGAGCCTCGGTTGGAGTCTAAACCTGACGGGGTTGACTCGCGAAGTCTCGAATTATCTAGCGGCGGCGGAGGTGAGGCGGATTCGATTGTGGCGGAGCAGGGTAGCTCTAGAAGTGATAGCGTCGCTGGTGACGGTagcgaggaagaagatgatgatgattgggaAGGCGTCGAGAGCACGGAACTCGATGAGGCTTTCAGCGCCGCCACTCTTTTCGTCACTACTGCCGCTTCAGATCGGCTTTCGCAGAAGGTACCTAACGATGTGCAGCAGCAGCTTTACGGATTGTATAAAATTGCTACGGAAGGGCCGTGTACTGCTCCTCAGCCTTCAGCTCTCAAGATGACTGCTCGTGCCAagtg GCAAGCATGGCAGAAACTGGGTGCTATGCCTCCTGAAGAAGCGATGGAGAAGTATATTGAGATTGTCACTCAGCTTTACCCAACTTGGTTAGACGGTGGCGTG AAAGCTGAAAGTGTGGGTGGGGATGATGCAGCCTCCAATTCAAGAGGAACCATGGGGCCAGGGCCAGTTTTTAGCTCATTGGTTTATGAAGAGGAATCTGAAAATGAGTT GAAGATTGATGCTATCCACGCATTTGCTAGAGAAGGAGAAGTTGATAATTTGCTGAAAAGCATTGAAAGCGGCATTCCTATAGATGCGAAGG ACAGTGAAGGTCGCACACCATTGCACTGGGCTATAGACCGTGGCCACTTCAACATCGCCAAAGTTCTTGTCGATAAGAACGCCGATGTGAATGCTAAG GACAATGAAGGACAAACCCCTTTGCATTATGCTGTTGTATGCGACAGAGAAGCCATCGCTGAGTttctggtgaagaagaaagctaaTACAGCTGCTAAAGATGATGATGGAAACTCTCCGCTCGATCTCTGTGAATCAGACTGGCCCTGGATCCGAGATACTGCAAAACAGACAGACTAA
- the LOC104722139 gene encoding retinol dehydrogenase 12-like isoform X4, translating into MAVRNTKAAQELIQQWQNEWSGKGLPLNIESMEVDLLSLDSVVRFADAWNARLGPLHVLINNAGVFAMGEAQKFSEDGYEQHMQVNHLAPALLSVLLLPSLIRGSPSRIINMHCVGFVDPDDMNVVSGRRKYSSLIGYSSSKLAQIMFSSILFKKLPLETGVSVVCLSPGVVLTNVARDLPRFLQALYAIIPYFIFSPQEGCRSSLFSATDPQVPEYWETLKTDDWPVCPFISQDCRPANPSEEAHNTETAHRVWEKTLELVGLPIDAVEKLIEGENIHCRYGEQHE; encoded by the exons ATGGCCGTGAGGAACACAAAGGCAGCTCAGGAGCTGATACAGCAATGGCAGAACGAGTGGTCTGGTAAAGGTCTACCACTTAATATCGAG TCAATGGAAGTTGATCTTCTATCACTAGATTCTGTCGTGAGATTTGCCGATGCTTGGAACGCCCGGTTAGGACCTTTGCATGTTCTGATTAACAATGCCGGCGTGTTTGCTATGGGAG AGGCGCAAAAATTCTCAGAGGATGGATACGAGCAACACATGCAAGTGAATCATTTAGCTCCAGCCCTACTTTCAGTGCTTCTTTTGCCGTCTCTGATCCGAGGCTCTCCTAGCCGAATCATCAAT ATGCATTGTGTCGGTTTTGTTGACCCGGATGACATGAATGTTGTCTCTGGTAGACGTAAGTACTCAAGCCTTATAGGATACTCAAGCAGCAAGCTTGCCCAG ATTATGTTTAGTAGCATTCTATTCAAAAAGCTCCCTCTAGAAACAGGAGTTAGCGTCGTTTGTCTATCTCCCGGTGTTGTCCTAACAAATGTT GCCAGGGATCTACCGAGGTTTCTTCAAGCTCTTTACGCCATCATaccatatttcatattttcaccCCAAGAAGGTTGTAGAAGTTCTCTATTCTCGGCCACAGACCCTCAGGTTCCAGAGTACTGGGAAACACTAAAAACAGATGATTGGCCTGTTTGTCCGTTCATCTCTCAAGATTGCCGCCCTGCAAATCCTTCCGAAGAAGCACACAACACAGAAACTGCACACAGAGTGTGGGAAAAGACGTTAGAGCTGGTGGGTCTTCCTATCGATGCAGTTGAGAAGCTCATAGAAGGGGAAAACATCCACTGCCGTTATGGAGAACAACACGAATAG
- the LOC104722139 gene encoding retinol dehydrogenase 11-like isoform X3, with protein sequence MAVRNTKAAQELIQQWQNEWSGKGLPLNIESMEVDLLSLDSVVRFADAWNARLGPLHVLINNAGVFAMGEAQKFSEDGYEQHMQVNHLAPALLSVLLLPSLIRGSPSRIINVNSVMHCVGFVDPDDMNVVSGRRKYSSLIGYSSSKLAQIMFSSILFKKLPLETGVSVVCLSPGVVLTNVARDLPRFLQALYAIIPYFIFSPQEGCRSSLFSATDPQVPEYWETLKTDDWPVCPFISQDCRPANPSEEAHNTETAHRVWEKTLELVGLPIDAVEKLIEGENIHCRYGEQHE encoded by the exons ATGGCCGTGAGGAACACAAAGGCAGCTCAGGAGCTGATACAGCAATGGCAGAACGAGTGGTCTGGTAAAGGTCTACCACTTAATATCGAG TCAATGGAAGTTGATCTTCTATCACTAGATTCTGTCGTGAGATTTGCCGATGCTTGGAACGCCCGGTTAGGACCTTTGCATGTTCTGATTAACAATGCCGGCGTGTTTGCTATGGGAG AGGCGCAAAAATTCTCAGAGGATGGATACGAGCAACACATGCAAGTGAATCATTTAGCTCCAGCCCTACTTTCAGTGCTTCTTTTGCCGTCTCTGATCCGAGGCTCTCCTAGCCGAATCATCAATGTGAATTCCGTT ATGCATTGTGTCGGTTTTGTTGACCCGGATGACATGAATGTTGTCTCTGGTAGACGTAAGTACTCAAGCCTTATAGGATACTCAAGCAGCAAGCTTGCCCAG ATTATGTTTAGTAGCATTCTATTCAAAAAGCTCCCTCTAGAAACAGGAGTTAGCGTCGTTTGTCTATCTCCCGGTGTTGTCCTAACAAATGTT GCCAGGGATCTACCGAGGTTTCTTCAAGCTCTTTACGCCATCATaccatatttcatattttcaccCCAAGAAGGTTGTAGAAGTTCTCTATTCTCGGCCACAGACCCTCAGGTTCCAGAGTACTGGGAAACACTAAAAACAGATGATTGGCCTGTTTGTCCGTTCATCTCTCAAGATTGCCGCCCTGCAAATCCTTCCGAAGAAGCACACAACACAGAAACTGCACACAGAGTGTGGGAAAAGACGTTAGAGCTGGTGGGTCTTCCTATCGATGCAGTTGAGAAGCTCATAGAAGGGGAAAACATCCACTGCCGTTATGGAGAACAACACGAATAG
- the LOC104722139 gene encoding retinol dehydrogenase 11-like isoform X2: MAVRNTKAAQELIQQWQNEWSGKGLPLNIESMEVDLLSLDSVVRFADAWNARLGPLHVLINNAGVFAMGEAQKFSEDGYEQHMQVNHLAPALLSVLLLPSLIRGSPSRIINVNSVVSFIITDTAGSKSLFSTFLFSLMHCVGFVDPDDMNVVSGRRKYSSLIGYSSSKLAQIMFSSILFKKLPLETGVSVVCLSPGVVLTNVARDLPRFLQALYAIIPYFIFSPQEGCRSSLFSATDPQVPEYWETLKTDDWPVCPFISQDCRPANPSEEAHNTETAHRVWEKTLELVGLPIDAVEKLIEGENIHCRYGEQHE, encoded by the exons ATGGCCGTGAGGAACACAAAGGCAGCTCAGGAGCTGATACAGCAATGGCAGAACGAGTGGTCTGGTAAAGGTCTACCACTTAATATCGAG TCAATGGAAGTTGATCTTCTATCACTAGATTCTGTCGTGAGATTTGCCGATGCTTGGAACGCCCGGTTAGGACCTTTGCATGTTCTGATTAACAATGCCGGCGTGTTTGCTATGGGAG AGGCGCAAAAATTCTCAGAGGATGGATACGAGCAACAC ATGCAAGTGAATCATTTAGCTCCAGCCCTACTTTCAGTGCTTCTTTTGCCGTCTCTGATCCGAGGCTCTCCTAGCCGAATCATCAATGTGAATTCCGTTGTAAGTTTTATCATCACTGACACTGCTGGCTCTAAGTCTCTGTTCTCTACTTTTCTGTTCTCGTTG ATGCATTGTGTCGGTTTTGTTGACCCGGATGACATGAATGTTGTCTCTGGTAGACGTAAGTACTCAAGCCTTATAGGATACTCAAGCAGCAAGCTTGCCCAG ATTATGTTTAGTAGCATTCTATTCAAAAAGCTCCCTCTAGAAACAGGAGTTAGCGTCGTTTGTCTATCTCCCGGTGTTGTCCTAACAAATGTT GCCAGGGATCTACCGAGGTTTCTTCAAGCTCTTTACGCCATCATaccatatttcatattttcaccCCAAGAAGGTTGTAGAAGTTCTCTATTCTCGGCCACAGACCCTCAGGTTCCAGAGTACTGGGAAACACTAAAAACAGATGATTGGCCTGTTTGTCCGTTCATCTCTCAAGATTGCCGCCCTGCAAATCCTTCCGAAGAAGCACACAACACAGAAACTGCACACAGAGTGTGGGAAAAGACGTTAGAGCTGGTGGGTCTTCCTATCGATGCAGTTGAGAAGCTCATAGAAGGGGAAAACATCCACTGCCGTTATGGAGAACAACACGAATAG
- the LOC104722139 gene encoding retinol dehydrogenase 11-like isoform X1, which translates to MAVRNTKAAQELIQQWQNEWSGKGLPLNIESMEVDLLSLDSVVRFADAWNARLGPLHVLINNAGVFAMGEAQKFSEDGYEQHMQVNHLAPALLSVLLLPSLIRGSPSRIINVNSVVSFIITDTAGSKSLFSTFLFSLMHCVGFVDPDDMNVVSGRRKYSSLIGYSSSKLAQIMFSSILFKKLPLETGVSVVCLSPGVVLTNVARDLPRFLQALYAIIPYFIFSPQEGCRSSLFSATDPQVPEYWETLKTDDWPVCPFISQDCRPANPSEEAHNTETAHRVWEKTLELVGLPIDAVEKLIEGENIHCRYGEQHE; encoded by the exons ATGGCCGTGAGGAACACAAAGGCAGCTCAGGAGCTGATACAGCAATGGCAGAACGAGTGGTCTGGTAAAGGTCTACCACTTAATATCGAG TCAATGGAAGTTGATCTTCTATCACTAGATTCTGTCGTGAGATTTGCCGATGCTTGGAACGCCCGGTTAGGACCTTTGCATGTTCTGATTAACAATGCCGGCGTGTTTGCTATGGGAG AGGCGCAAAAATTCTCAGAGGATGGATACGAGCAACACATGCAAGTGAATCATTTAGCTCCAGCCCTACTTTCAGTGCTTCTTTTGCCGTCTCTGATCCGAGGCTCTCCTAGCCGAATCATCAATGTGAATTCCGTTGTAAGTTTTATCATCACTGACACTGCTGGCTCTAAGTCTCTGTTCTCTACTTTTCTGTTCTCGTTG ATGCATTGTGTCGGTTTTGTTGACCCGGATGACATGAATGTTGTCTCTGGTAGACGTAAGTACTCAAGCCTTATAGGATACTCAAGCAGCAAGCTTGCCCAG ATTATGTTTAGTAGCATTCTATTCAAAAAGCTCCCTCTAGAAACAGGAGTTAGCGTCGTTTGTCTATCTCCCGGTGTTGTCCTAACAAATGTT GCCAGGGATCTACCGAGGTTTCTTCAAGCTCTTTACGCCATCATaccatatttcatattttcaccCCAAGAAGGTTGTAGAAGTTCTCTATTCTCGGCCACAGACCCTCAGGTTCCAGAGTACTGGGAAACACTAAAAACAGATGATTGGCCTGTTTGTCCGTTCATCTCTCAAGATTGCCGCCCTGCAAATCCTTCCGAAGAAGCACACAACACAGAAACTGCACACAGAGTGTGGGAAAAGACGTTAGAGCTGGTGGGTCTTCCTATCGATGCAGTTGAGAAGCTCATAGAAGGGGAAAACATCCACTGCCGTTATGGAGAACAACACGAATAG
- the LOC104722141 gene encoding uncharacterized protein LOC104722141: MYLKKPIWSDGVSATPENPSGSETGEESDAAAMVVEELVTSLNTQRLYRELTLSLRTGLRDACAEFSFLRIRGLRSLLKTLRTVADSDSIIRLFSHTQTISDLQLVPVLFRHSLKETEDDRVTSLDHIFSVEPMKITSPSTDAEVAVALRVLEGCCLLHPQSTVLAHKHGAVRVMMNVLSTRGVLEQGACLDALISVLLDSSANQVDFGACNGIEEVAMLMRDKQADENLRLRCGEFLLLLVGHVNGKDRSPIASVNEDIRRLLGEKSASLIWAASQFGSTGDPEQRITALHIQAGRVLESLDLY; the protein is encoded by the exons atgtatCTGAAGAAGCCGATATGGAGCGACGGCGTGTCAGCGACGCCGGAGAATCCATCTGGATCGGAGACCGGTGAGGAATCAGACGCGGCGGCGATGGTAGTTGAAGAGCTGGTGACTTCTCTCAACACACAGAGACTTTACAGGGAGCTGACACTATCCCTCCGAACCGGGTTACGCGATGCTTGCGCTGAATTCTCATTCCTTCGAATCCGCGGCCTTCGATCTCTTCTCAAAACTCTCCGAACTGTCGCCGATTCAGATTCCATCATTCGCCTCTTCTCTCATACCCAAACCATTTCCGATCTCCAAC TGGTTCCGGTGCTTTTTCGACATTCATTGAAAGAAACTGAGGATGATAGAGTGACGAGCTTGGATCATATATTCAGCGTGGAGCCGATGAAGATAACGAGTCCTTCTACGGATGCTGAGGTCGCTGTTGCACTTAGGGTTCTCGAAGGTTGTTGCCTTCTTCATCCTCAGAGTACTGTTCTGGCTCATAAGCACGGTGCAGTCCGC GTAATGATGAATGTATTATCAACACGAGGAGTGCTTGAGCAAGGGGCCTGCTTGGATGCCTTAATCTCAGTATTGCTGGATTCCTCAGCAAATCAGGTG GATTTTGGAGCCTGCAATGGCATTGAGGAGGTTGCCATGCTCATGCGAGACAAACAAGCTGATGAAAATCTCAG GTTAAGATGCGGTGAGTTCTTACTACTGTTAGTTGGGCATGTGAATGGGAAGGATCGTTCCCCCATTGCGAGTGTAAATGAAGACATCAGGCGCCTTTTGGGTGAAAAATCCGCTTCTTTGATATGGGCGGCAAGTCAATTCGGTTCAACAGGAGATCCTGAACAAAGAATCACTGCTCTTCACATCCAAGCTGGTAGAGTGCTCGAGTCTCTTGACTTGTACTAA
- the LOC104722140 gene encoding protein yippee-like At4g27745 has protein sequence MAHPIGPRLYSCCNCRNHVGLHDDIISKAFQGRTGRAFLFSHAMNIVVGAKEDRHLLTGLHTVADISCADCNEPLGWKYERAYETSQKYKEGKFIFEKAKIVKEDW, from the exons ATGGCTCACCCGATTGGTCCAAGACTGTATAGTTGCTGCAACTGCAGAAACCATGTTGGACTTCACGATGATATCATCTCTAAGGCTTTTCAG GGAAGAACTGGGCGAGCCTTCCTCTTCTCCCACGCTATGAACATTGTAGTAGGGGCTAAAGAGGACCGGCATCTTCTAACGGGTCTCCATACCGTGGCTGATATATCTTGTGCTGACTGTAATGAACCATTGGGTTGGAAGTACGAGCGAGCATATGAGACCTCACAAAAGTACAAGGAAGGCAAGTTCATCTTCGAAAAGGCTAAGATTGTCAAGGAAGATTGGTAG
- the LOC104722143 gene encoding oligopeptide transporter 6-like, translating to MDIHTRIMKKNYREVPLWWFLVILLLNIALIMFISVHYNATVQLPWWGVLLACAIAITFTPLIGVIAATTNQAPGLNIITEYVIGYIYPERPVANMCFKVYGYISMTQALTFISDFKLGHYMKIPPRSMFMAQVCYQLVLR from the coding sequence atggATATACATACGAGAATCATGAAGAAAAACTACAGGGAGGTTCCGTTGTGGTGGTTTTTGGTCATCCTTTTGCTGAATATAGCGCTCATCATGTTCATCTCCGTGCACTACAACGCCACCGTGCAGCTTCCTTGGTGGGGAGTGTTGCTTGCTTGTGCCATTGCCATCACTTTCACTCCTTTGATTGGTGTCATAGCCGCCACTACTAATCAGGCACCAGGTTTGAACATCATAACCGAGTATGTTATCGGCTATATCTACCCGGAACGTCCTGTTGCCAACATGTGTTTCAAGGTCTACGGATACATTAGTATGACTCAAGCGCTAACTTTCATTTCCGACTTCAAGCTCGGTCATTACATGAAGATCCCGCCTAGATCCATGTTCATGGCTCAGGTATGttatcaattggttttgagatag